The genomic window ATGATGGCCAGCATCTCCTGGAGCAGGGCCAGAGGGCCAGGCATGAGCCTGGCTGCGAGGATGTAGGGGGGTACCAGGGCCCCAGGAGAGGGGCTGCCCCAAAGGGCGAAGGCACTGCCAGGGCAGCAGTGAGTGAGCAGGCGGGGTGTTCAAGCTGGAGACAGACGAGCTCACCCCCATCTAGTCTATTCAGTGCAGGCCTCTGATTCTCCAGAAGCTGGAGATAGATTTTGATGTGCCGTCTCCAAAATTTGAAATTGTAGCGACGatttcatatacaaaaaaaaaaaaaatgtttgggcaAAACAAAACCTGACTGTAGACCTGTGTGGTGAGGTCCCCCACCTGCCTTAAGGGTCCACACTGCCCCCTTGACTGGGCGGAGCTGAGgcccactcctcctccccctgtcCCTAGCTTCTCCAGTTGTGTCTCCCTCAGGACCTCCTTGTGAGAGAGAATGATCTGAGAATACTGGTCGAACCGGTGAGGGGCACACCAGCTCCACAATCCCCTGCACCCCGATGTCCAGGACCAAGAgcctgggagaggaggagagccCCTTGGCTGCTGTCCCCTCCAGGATTGAGCTGAGAGCCGTGTCTCTGGacaggaaagggagacaggaCAGTCAGGGTGGCAGGAGAGTGGAGGAAAGAGGCTGGGAGTGTGGAGCagtagagaggaagaggggcagacgGCCACCACCCTCGACCGCCCTGTACCTCTTTGGTGATGTAGCCATCCTTATTAATGTCGTAGAGGTTAAAGGCCCACTTGAGCTTCTCATGAACTGTTCCTCGCAGCAGGATGGAGAGGCCGACCACAAAGTcctgtggagggaggggagggtgaggaaTCCGATGCCCAGATTTTACTTCCGGTTTGCTGTGTGCCTTCACACCTCTATAGGTGAGGAGCCTTCATTACAGAGCAGGCTGATGATGTCCATTAGGTCAACACcttgtgagtgtgtgcatgtgtgcgtgtgtgcgtgtgtgcgtgtgtgtgtgtgcatgtggtggGAATGGCATGGTGGCTGGtgcttatcttttcaaataaagatATTCAAATACATGGTGTCTTACACCCATTTAATGCACGGCTACTGAAAGAGAAGACCTTGGGTGCTCTTTTAATAAAGGAGAATGTTCTACTTTTAGTTTACCAAGGATCTGCATGTCAAGGTGCTTGAAAACTCATGGCTTAAAAGCTAAACTAATAGTGCTCAGCTTTGGGGTCATGACATACCTGTGTGTTGGAATCACCTCTGAGGTGTGACAGAGAATTTATTACAATGTTATAAGACATAAATGTTCCAGTGGCTTCTGTGTGAAAACTCCCAACTGCTCTTAGCAGTTGGTGGAAAAGCAAACCCTCCCTTCCATTTCCCGGAAGGCTTGCAGGTTGAGCCTTCTGTGCCCCACAGGGTCCTCCCAGGTTATTCTGAAAGAAGGCAGCAGAGAAGGGCTGTCCTGGAACAGGAAATGGAGAACAGCAGattgggggccgggggggggggggggcaggggcggggcaggccGTGCACCAAGGGTTTTGGTTACCACTCAAACATAAGATCTTCTGGATCTGAAGAGGCCTGTACGACGAGAAAGAGAGACTAAGGGAAACAGAGgaaagcaatctggaagaaagaaaaattattccagGAGGAAAAAAGACTAACAAAAATGACCAGAAGTGAAGGTTGGAAATCCGGCATCCCTAAAATAAGAATAGGATGCTACAAAAAGGGAATAATTGACAACGAGAAAGAGCTCCCgggaattaaaaatacaaaagcaaaatgacaGACTCAGAAGAGGGTTTGGGAGAGCAAGTGGAATCTTCCATAAAGTTGTGTGAAAAGGCAAAAGagctggaaaacagaaaagaggacAATGAGAGGTCTCCTATAGAGGACACAATGCCCAAGCACCAGGGGCTCCCAGGAGAACCGAGGAAATGGAGGAAAGCAGGTTAGAGAAGACgaaggacccccccccctccccccaggatgGAAGACCGGGAAGCATCCAGGTCCTGCTGAGGCCAAGCACGTGGAAACACATGTGCATGGAAACAGCCCACAGTGTTGCCTGTGGGCACAGGTCATGATGGCATTTCAGTAAACCAGGTGCAAAAAAGAGGATCCTACaagcttccagagagaaaaacagaaccaaacgGACAACACAAAAGCAGGTCCTGTACACAGGGTCAGGATTGGGCAGGTTTTGCAAGAAGTGAGGCCACCACCGCTGGGAAGGAGGACAGCTTCCCACCGTAGCTTTGCTCCCACACAATGTACCGAGCAAGAGGGAGAATAGAACGAAGATGTTTCCAGACATCCACAGGCTCCAAAGTTATCTCCCACATACTCTTTCATAGGAAGCTGCTGGAAGCTGTGCCCCTGAAAAGACAGAATAAAGCAAGGACAAGGGAGATGAAGAATTCCAGAACCAGGAGACCCACccgggggaaaggggaggaggtggagccAGCTGGAGGCTGAGGAGCGTCCTCAGGGAGATgcccattcgttcattcatttgttcattcgttcCGAGACTGGAGAAAGGCCTGGAGGTGAATTCATGACGAGGTCACAGACCCCGGGCAACTGAAAACCCAGGACCACTGTTAACTGGAGGCAAAATAAGAATGCgcggaaaagaaaaacataatccGCTCACCAGAAGGCTGAGCGGGGCATCAAATTCACGTCATCAGAGTAAAACCACGGTCCTTGTCCCACCTGAATCCTAGCATTCTGGAAAGCCAGGGGATGGGAAAGGTGTATGCGTATGGGAGACCCAGCTCTCATCCCCACAGCAGAGAGCGGGTGGTCTAAAACTGGGCagccagtggggcgcctgggtggctcagtcggttaagcttccgactttggctcaggtcatgatctcacagtttgagccctatgccgggctctgtgctgacagcccggagcttGGAGCCCGGTTCCAGTCCTTGCAGAaggattctgtgtatccttctctctgcccctgcccgacttgtgctctctctctcaaaaaccaataataataacaaaattttaaccGGGCAGCCAGGAAGCAGCAACAAGCGTACTGTGCGGACACATGGAGACGAATGGTGCAAATCCCCTAAAGCAGCAGAAGGGGGTTGCCTCCGCAGGTGTGTGGGTGGGTAGTTAACAGCTGGTTTTCCAGAGCACATCCTGTAAATCTACTGGACTCTTAAAGCCTGGTGTGTAtaagtgaagaaattgaaaacgTTAAAGGAGAAAGGTGATAGCTCTTACGTGCCCAAGTGTGGGGAATAATCACTGAAGCTCAGGCATGATTTAGTGAGGAGTCGAAGCGTCCCTGAAATCACGTCACTGGGGTCTGACAGGCTTTCCTGGTGGGAGGCAAGGGCCTGGGGTCCGACCAGAGGCAGCAGGGAATGGCCCGTTCTAGTGCGGGCCGCCGGAGGGTGCTGGCAACACCATCCCCCCGTCTTGTCTGCACACACCCAGGTCTGCCGTGTACAAGCCCTCACAGTCAGCCACAACCGAGGAATGCCTCCGTTCCATGTCCCTAAGCGTGTGGATATGAGAACAGTGGTGATGGTACCAGGAGGGAGACGTGTGGGAATGTCCTCTGGGAGACCATCCATCCTCCCTAGCACACAGACGCCCTCCTGTCCTGCCAGCACACGTTGGAGTACTTGGCAGTTCCAAATGTCCAGCCccagggtgcctcggtggctcggtcggttaagcatcccacctcttgatctcagctcgggtcatgatctcacggttcgtgggatggagccccgcacggggccgacagcgcggagtctgcttggaattctctctccccttctctctctgtccctctcccgcttgcgccctctctctctctctctctctctctcacacacacacacacacacacacacactaaataaataaatgtttattaatttccaGCCCCACACGGCACAATCTCATGTGGAACTGTCACTAGCTGTAACTCCTTGATCTTAACTCCGAGGCATATGACGTCCATCGCGTCCACAGCCCTGCTCTGCGGCTGTCCCTGAGGCAGAGCGCAGGGAGGCTGAGGGTCTCTGCAGTGGCACAGTGACACAGAGAGGCCTCGGTTTCCAGGCTAAGGCACCCCTGGGTGCACATGAGTGGCATCCAGTAGAGCACACGGGAGGGGCTCagccagagagaggaagcagaggttTGCAGGCATAAGCTAGTAACCATGACTCTGCAGTCGCATGTGGCCTGGCCAGTGAACAGCACAGGGAGTGGGTTACTGCAGGGGGAGGTAAGGGAGAGGCAGCCGCACCTTCCTCCAGACACACAACTGGGCCTAACTCTCCAAAGGAGCAGCAGCGTGCTGGTACAATGAGTGGGTCGAATACAAAAGGCCCTGGAAGGCACAGAGGGTTGTGATGCATCGCAATGTACACACGTGGCCCGTGCCTGGGCTGGGGAGGCCAACGCCAGGCTCCCTCCTGTGGGCGAATCCCAGAGGACCCAAGAGGAACAGAGCAGCGGGCAGACCCTGAGGTGGGCCGCGGGACCACTGCTCCCGCTTGGTGAAGATGAGGTTTGCTTGTGTGCTGTTTTGTTCAACTTTAATTAATATGtgtcttgtctctcaaaaatagaaaaaaaaaggttgagatcATTGTAACTATCAATAAGCTGACCtgactttctgttttcttaattaaaaaaaaaaatttttttttaatgtttatttatttttgagagacagagcatgagcgggggaggggcagagagagagggagacacagaatccgaagcaggctgcaggcgctgagctgtctgcacagagcccgacgcggggctcgaactcacaaaccgcgagatcacgacctgagtcgaagccggacgcttaaccgactgagccacccaggcgcccctcttaatttttttttttttaagtttattcatttattttgagagagagacagcgcaagtgggggaggggcagagacagagagacagagagagacagaatcccaagcaggctctgcactgtcagcatggagcccgatgcgggacttgaactcacaaaactgtgagatcgtgacctgagccgaaaccaagagttggacgcttaaccgaccgagccacccaggcgccccctgactttCTGTTTTAAGGGCACATTGAAAGATTCAGTCTGAGGCAGTGAGGGGGGTCAAGAGTCACCCCCACCTCTTGAGGTCCTTCCAGCCATGGGGATCCCAACCCGTGGCGCACCCAGGATTAGGGCCTGCTGATTGAAAGGTCCCTGGGGACATAAGtgccctcctctctttctgaaaaagcTTTCCTAGAGCAGAACACTGCAGTCAAGAAGGTCCTTAAGATAAACAAACACACCCATATGAAACCGGAGGAAAGGGTTTCATGGCAGAGAAGCAGGCTGGAAGGCCTGGGAGGATGCCACAGATATAGGACCTCTTGAGAAGGTGCCTAGCAGAGGGGCTTCGGCACCAGTGTCCCTAACCCAGCCACTGACAGCACACCCCACCTGCCTACCACCTTAAAGGGACCACCAGACCCCTCCCTCCGGAGGGCGAGAGCAAAGACCACAGGAGGGTGACAGAGACCTTCCTGGCCCCCACCACACACTGGGCCCCTGGTGAGCTGTTTGATCATCTGATTTCCGAATGAGAAAAACTGTCTCATAGAGCCCTGGCTGGGTCCATTACACGAGTGCTTCTCACACTTTATTCCCAGAACTCTTCGGTGCCCCTTCAAGGATACACGAGAGACTGGTCACAGGGTAGGACAATCAATTTCTCCTGCGTGCCCTGGTAATGCTGGGGTTTTTACTGTGTGCAggtattcctttaaaataaaaaagatgacgACACTGTAGGTTTACACAGGCACTAGCCCCAAGAGTGTGGCCAGGAGAGGGTGGGGCCCCTGTGGTCACAGGGCAAGGCTGTGGCCTTGGGCCACCCCACCCGGTCTGCCCCTGTGTCAACGTGCCGGCTGGCTGGCggcataaaaataaactgagcAGCATTACCGACAGGTTATTATTACACCCCGGCTCGTCCAGGGGCTTTCTGAGCCCGGCCCGCTCGTTCCTCTGCTTTCCTGTCAGCTGCCCTTGGCCCTGGAAGCCGAGCAGGGTGGTTATCGATCAGGCCCAGCTCTCAGCAAGGTTCTCCTCTCCAAAGAGGTTTCAGCTTTTCGCCTGCAGCTATTTTTGGGGCCTGGGCTCCACAGACGGGGCCTCTCTCAAATGGTCCCGTGTGGCCGGCCTAGGTGCCGCCCACGTCTCTGCCCGCCCCACAGAGCCTGGCAGGGCCCTCCTGGGGGGCAGGTGTCACTCACCAAGCTAGCTCAGGCTGGGTGCTCCCCCTGTTTTGTGGCAAGGGATAGATTCTGGGGCTGGGCGCCTGCAACCCCCACTATTAGCACGGACCCCAGAGTTAATCCTTGCCCccttttcaaatgcaaattcaCGTGTGCCTTAGAAGCTCCCTGGGCTTGGCAGCCCTGGAATGGAAGCAAAGGCTGAATGAGAATAGAGTGGCCAGACTGTCCCTAACTTCAGCGAGGCCCAGGGCCAACCAGGCACAGTCCACCCATTCTCTGGCTGACACACTGGATCGTTTACACCCAGGATCATGTCTGGGCCACTGAAAGGCCCGAGAGGGTGGCACCCGGGCAGGGAGATCCCCCGCCCCCAACTGTGGGCTAgaggggcagggggtgtgggagggggcaaCGGGGACCTACCTCAAAGCGGATGGCCCCATTCCCATCGGCGTCAAAGGCGTTGAAGAGGAAGTGTGCATAAGTGGTAGCATCTGGGGAGAGCAAGGGCAAGGGCTGGGGTGTGTTGCCATTCCGGGGCTGGAGTGCCCCACCTTTCCAAGAGGACAGAGGCAGCTCCAGGCTGCAGGCAAAGGGTGGAGGCAAGGATCCCTTCCCCTTTAAAGGTGACACCCACTGTTTGTAGAGGTGCCATGGCGGGTGGGCGGGGAGGGTTGGGAAGAGCCAGGGGGACTGGCCTCAGACTCACCTCCCTGAGGGAAGAACTGTGAGTAAATGAGTTTGAAGGTGTCTTCATCCACCAGGCCCGTGGGACACTCCTGCAGCAGGAAGCCACCCCCTCAGTGACCTCAGCCATCCCTAGcgcactcccccaccccccgcccaaacTCCACAGGGTCTGGCCTTGCCCCTCCCTCTGGGGATACCTGCTGCTTGAGATACTGCTGGGCTCTACTGAGGCCCGAGCTGGGAAAAGGCTGGCGGTGGGGCAGGGTGATGCAGGTGGGGGGTGAGTGGGAGGGTGGCGGGTTGTCCCTTCATGCCAAGTTGGTCCCTCCCTATGCTCCTCCCCTCTGCCAGCATCAGAAACACACAGCATGGAAGATGGTGCCTTCAGAATACTGATTCTGGGACTTGACCCACCCCCAGACAGCTCTCCCACAAAACAAGAGACCCATCAAGGCCCCTGGGATATTTGCTGTGCCCTGGGGAAGTTTTTAGAAGGTGCCCCTGGGCCAGGGTCTCTCCTGCCTGGAGCTTGGGCCAGGAGGGCTAGGTGGGTCCGGGCCTCTCCCAAGGGGATGGGGGGCACTCACGTTCTTGAAGCCCCTGTAGAGGGACTGTAGCTCCTTCTTGGTGAACTTGGTCTGTGCCTGCAGCTGGTCCAGTCCCTCTGGCTGGTGGCGCACTGTAGACAGCTCCAGCTCACTGTCGCTGCTgtctggaaggagacacagaccccGGAGGGTGGAACAAATGCCCTTGCTCCTTCTCTTGCTCTATTGTGGGCACCAGGCCATGGGCTAAAGTAGGGGTGGAGGAACTCTCCTTACATGACTACCAGGTATGGCCCCACGGGCTGTGCACTGCACAAAAGGTGGGGCTATGGGGGAATGACATTCTCAGGAGTTGTGTCTCATGGCTGCTCTGCTGCTTTGCTCCTCACATAGAGTTAGCTCTCCCCACTTGCCTCACCTCGAGCATGTCCACCCTTTCAGCCACatgtgggatgggggggggggggcgggggcaggagctGGTCTGATCCTAGAGAGACACTGAACAAAGGgagatgggaggaaaaaaagacagcaagACAAGCTCAAAGGACCTTCAGGCTTCAAGACCCAATTCCTGGACCACCTCCTCCATGCTGCCCTTCCTGATTTCCCCCCAGGAATGGGGAGGTCACCCCCTTGGCCCATCTAGCCTAACATGCTGCTCATTGGCTGTATTTGGTGTGAAGCTGTCATTCACACCTGGGTAGGAGGTCAGATCTCAAGGGCCCATAGGGCAGGGACCAGACCTAGCCTTTAATAATAACACATCAAAATGTTAATTAACCATGGTtacctttgggggggggggggggtgcggaggtAAATTTCAGGtgatctttacttttttatttatgattttttttttacatttttctaacatCCTTTGATATGGCATGCATCACTCTTACAACACAAAATAAAGCTACAGACAAAACAGCACTGAGCACCTACACCTTGCTGAGCAGCATGCTCACATAATTATAGAACTTCTCACCGAAACGAAAAGCAAGATCCCCAcccactgcactgtcagcatccctggcctcccctGGCATCCTGCAAAGCAAAATGGTAAGCCCATGACGATCTCATAAGCTGCTTGCTTGTTCCCACTGCAGGGTAAGAGCTGCGAGCCTCCCTGAACTGCCCACCCTGTGCCCGCAGAGCCTAGTGCAGTGCCAGACATGGAATACTGCTAACGGGAGCAccctgagccctgtgctgggctgccCCATTCTGGGCCTCTCCCATGAGTACTGCTGGCTCCCACTGAGGGCCACCGTGCCCTGCAAAGGTGCCCAGCAATCAGGCTGTTGCCTTGGTCCATGCACATGCCTGATCTCCAGGATAACCATTTCATACCTTCCGTCTGTTTAAATTCCCAGTGCCTCCTGCCCCATCCTTACTCTCAGGATGCTTCCTACAtccctgagaaaacagaagccacagaagaaaaTTTCTCCCCACATCTACCGGTCTACCTGTATTGGCCTAAAcatcctctttccctcctcctctgggaACCACTGTCCTGGTTCCTGGCCAAGGCAAACACTTCCGCGTGCACAGTAGGTCCCAGACCCTCTCACTGTCTCAAGCATGTGACTGCCGCAAGTTTCCCCACTGTTTCCTCTTTACCcatcatctttttttcctctcccttctggATCATTCCCTTCACCATGTGGACATACTGTTAAATCTGGCAATCCTCCGTCAAATTTAGTATCGGTAAACTTTGGAAGCCAGCGATTCTACTCGGAATAAACATCCCAAACAGAATCTCAGCCAGCTAAGGGGACTGTACATTGACGTTCACGGCAATAGTATCTTTGATCGGGGAGTTGGAGGCCATCACAGGCAGGACGGGCGGGCACAAAATGGGGGATGCACACACGGCAAGGCGAGCCATGCAGTGCGTTAAAGGGACACACAGCAgcataaatagatgttaaaaattgGTTGCTTACTTCAACTAAGAGGTAGGCatttcagaatggatgaaaaagccAGACCTGACTATGTGCTACTTACAAAAAGGATACCTTAAATCAAAGCCACAGATGTAAAGTAAAAGAGTGGAAAGGAATACGAAACCTGGTGTGGCTCTATTAATGacagacaaagtagacttcaagGCAAAGGGTACtactagagacaaagaggaacGTTTTATAATGATATGAGGAttaattcatcaagaagatagtgcaatataaaatatatacatatacctagCAACAACTTTAAAATGcctgaaacaaaaacattcaaaacTAAAAGGGCGATACAGATAAACCACAATTTCAATTGAAGTATTTAACACCCTTTTCCAGTAAATGGTACCATAAGTAAACATACAAAAGATGTGAAAGACATTCTCAACCAATTTGatcaaattaataatatttatagaaCCTTCTGCCCAACAACTGTAGAGTACATATTCTTTTCGGGAGCACATTCTGTGGTTACTAAGACAGACCAGATGctggaataaaaagcaaaattctgACCACAACGGTATTAAATCGagatccccccaaaaaaacaagaataaaaaaaaatcccaaacgtttggaaattaaacaacacacttctaatgAACTCAAACGTCAGAGAAGGAAAATCACAAGGtgagttttgaaatattttgcacTGAATGATAACGAAAATACAGCAAACCAAAAATTTCTGGATGCAGATAAATCCGTGTTTAGAGGGAAAGTTATAGTTTTATGTTactttattagaaaagaagataGGTCTAAAGTCAATGATAGAAACTTCTAGATCTAAGTTTTTCAGAATccaggaaaagaagagcaaattaagctCAAGGTTATTAGAAgaaaggatataataaaaataagagtaaaaatcattgaaaaaaaaacagagaaacatgGAGGAAAAACCAATAAAGTTATTAAGAAACCCAGTAAGTGAGTCATAGACTAGGAAGCTTTATGGCCTGGAtttaggcaaagagttcttagacatgacaccagtagcatgatccataaaagaaaagttGATAAACTGTACTTTTTAATAACAACTAAAACTTTTGCTCAACAAGAGATACTGTGAAATAAAAAGGTAAACtccagactgggagaaaatatttacgaAGCATATATCTGATGAAGGATATCCAGATTATGCGAAGAACTCTcgaaactcaacagtaagaaaacaactcAAGTTGGTAAGTGGGCAAAGACTTGGTCAAACACTTCACCATAGAGGACATACCGATGGCAAATAATCCCATAAAAAGGTGTCGAACACCACTGGCGATTGtggaaatacaatttaaaaccacaaggaaatacTACTCCacgcctctttttttttttaatgtttattcatttttgaaagacagagagaaacagagcacaataACTTTTACGCAAACGTTTAGAGCAACTTCATTGACAGTCACCCAAagctggaaataacccaaatgtccttcaaccaGGGAGTGGATACATCATCTGTGGTACATTCACCcagtggaatatcactcagcaataaaagtAAACAAGCTATTGATATATGCAGCAGCATGAATGAACCTCGAGTGCATTAGCAAGTGAACTAATCCGGACTCGAGAGGCTGGTTAATGTATGacatctggaaaagacaaaattatgcaAATCACGGGGAAAGACGATACATCAGCGGCTACTAAGGGCTATGGAGCAAGGGACGTgttgatgacaaaaaaaaaaaaggcagccttAGAGAATTTTTTGTGGGGATAGAattgttctatatcttgattgtggtagtggttacattattatgcatttgtcaaaattcgtAGAACTGGGCACCAATAAAGGGGACCTATATGTAGAGtagaaacatattaaataaaaactagatAATTGCCTACAGGAGAAGGACATgtgataaaagggaaaaaaatagcaaaatgaaagacgggttctctttttttaaaggaggttTCTCACCCAACGCAGAGCTCAATGCCCACTACAgaccccaaagcagggctcatgaccctgagatcaagacctgagctgagatcaggcggcagatgcttaactgactgagaggGGTTTTAAATAGGTCaagactggggagcctgggtggctcagttggttaagcgtccgacttcagcccaggtcatgatcttgcgaccggtgagtttgagacccgtgtcgagctctgtgctgacagctctgagcctggagcttgcttcgaattctgtgtctccctctctctctgccccctccccgctcacacacacacacacactctctctctctctctctcaaaaataaagattaaaaaaaatttttttaaataaacattaaaaaaatttaaatgggccAAGACTGGTAATGTCCCACGAACATTACCATGACTGGTAATGGCCCCTAtgggccaaaaaataaaaacaaaacaaatatcctAAATTTGTTGCTATTTCTTCCACtgaataaaaagcaagaaaacaaaacttcctCGAACCTTACCATCCCCtccagctatttcttttttttcttcttctttaactCTTGGTCTTTACTTCCTCTCCTAGTCTCCCCTGAATGAACTTACTCCTAGGGGGCATTTACCCCACCACTCCATACAAACTGCTTTTCTGAAGAATCACCAGAGACCCATGTTACTAGTCCAGTAATCTTCACTCCTCAATCACACAAGGACCGTACAAGAATGAAAATTACAGTGACAATATGgctggaccttgaggacattatgctaagtgaaataagttaggcatagaaagacaaatactgtatggtctcacttatacgtggaatgtaaaaaaaagaaactacatttATAGGTACagagagtagattggtggttgccagggctgagGGATAGGGGAAATgaagagatgttggtcaaagggtataaacttccagttatcaaatgagtaagttctggggatctgatGTATAGCGTGTAGActctagttaacaatactgtgttgtatacttgaaagttgctaagataaTGGATCTTAAATGTTCTACTGCCACCACACATATGCACGCATGTGCAcgcgcgcgcatgcacacacacacacacgcacacacacacacacacaaagggtaattatgtgacatgatggatGCACTAATTAACCTTATTATACCAATCATCTCATAAATTTACGCAAtggtatatgtcaattatatctcagtaaagctggaaaaacaaaCGAAAATTACATGCCCATTTCACTTTTGAATGTAGATATAAaaccttacaattttttttacatttatttatttttgagagacagagacagagcacaagtgggggagaggcatagagagaatgagacacagaatctgaggcaggctcctccaggctctgaactgtcagcacaaagcctgacatggggctggaactcatgaacccgtgagatcatgacctgagctgaagtcagatgcttaactgacagagccacccaggcaccctgaatgtAGATATAAAACCTTAAACAAAATGTTAGCTAACTGAATCCAActgtactaaaaaaaaagtacatcacGATCAAGAAGGTtttatctgggggcgcctgggtggctcattcggttaagtgcccaacttcagctcaaatcatgatctcacagttcatgaatttgagccccacatcaggctctctgctgtcagggcagagccggcttcagatcctctgtgccgcttctctctgcctctcccccactgtgttcctcctccccctttcaaaaataaataaacattaaaaaaaataaggtctgGAGTGtcggggtggttcagtcaggtaagcgtctgactttggctcaggtcatgatctcatggttcgtgagttccagatccatgctgggctctgtgctgacagctgggagccaggacctgcttcagagtctgtgtctccctctctctctgc from Neofelis nebulosa isolate mNeoNeb1 chromosome 9, mNeoNeb1.pri, whole genome shotgun sequence includes these protein-coding regions:
- the KCNIP3 gene encoding calsenilin isoform X2, with the protein product MGIQGMELCAMAVVVLLFIAVLKQFGILEPMSMEDSSDSELELSTVRHQPEGLDQLQAQTKFTKKELQSLYRGFKNECPTGLVDEDTFKLIYSQFFPQGDATTYAHFLFNAFDADGNGAIRFEDFVVGLSILLRGTVHEKLKWAFNLYDINKDGYITKEEMLAIMKSIYDMMGRHTYPILREDAPLEHVERFFQKMDRNKDGVVTIDEFLETCQKDENIMSSMQLFENVI